The nucleotide window GCGCTACTTGGGTGCGTTGGCAGCCGGCGCCACGTAGGCCTTGCGCGCGGCGCGGACCTCGTCGTGGTGGTCGGCCGCCCACTGGGCCAGCATCTCCACCCGCTCGAAGAACGATGCACCCAGCGGGGTCAGGGCGTAGTCGACGCGCGGCGGTACCGTCGGGAACACGGCACGGCTGACCAGGCCATCCTGTTCCAGGTGCCGCAGCGTCTGCGCCAGCATGCGCGGCGAGATGTCCGCCACGCGCTTGCGGATCTCGGAGAACCGCAGCGTGCCGGTCGCCAGTTCGTGCAGCACGAGCACGGTCCAGCGATCGCCAAGGCGGTCCAGCACGTCGCGGATCGGGCAGTTCTCGACGAGGATCAGGGATTGGCGGTGCAGCGTCATGGGGGGCTCCGGGGCTGGTTACCGCGCGGTAACCGGGTTACTTCCAACGCCCTGCTTGTGGGAGCGGAAGCCATTACTACCATAGGGTAACCAATGTCCTTTCCATTACCAAACCAAGGAGTTCCCATGTCCGTCCCCACCCTGCTCGTCACCGGCGCTTCCGGCCACCTCGGCCGCGCGGTCGTGCGCCATCTGCTGGACACCCTCCAGGTCCCGCCGGCCCGCATCATCGCCACCAGCCGCAAGCCCGAGGCGCTTGCCGACCTCGCCGCCCGCGGCGTGACCGTACGGGCGGCGGACTTCGATGAACCCGGCACGCTGGCCGAGGCGTTCCGCGGCGCCGACCGTGTGCTGCTGGTCAGCACCGATGCCCTGCTGGAGCCAGGCAAGCGCCTGGCGCAGCACCGCGCCGCGGTGCAGGCGGCGGCCGACGCCGGCGTGCAGCACGTCGTCTACACCTCGCTGCCCACGCCGGACACCTCGCACGTATCCTTTGCGCCCGACCATCTCGGCACCGAGCAGGCCCTGGCGGCCTCCGGCCTGGGTTGGACGTTCCTGCGCAACGCCTGGTATGCCGAGAACCTGGCGTATGCGCTCCCGTCGGCGCTGGCATCGGGCGAATGGGTCACCGCCGCCGGCGAAGGGGGCGTGGCCTACATCGCCCGCGACGACCTGGCCCATGCCGCTGCCGTCGCGCTGGCCGCCGACGGCAGCGGCAACCGCATCCTCACGCTGACCGGCACGCAGGCGCTGACCGCGCCCGAGGTAGCCGCAAAGGTCGCAACGGTCACGGGCAAGCCGCTGGCCGTGGTCGGCGTCACCGCGGAGCAACTGGCCGACGGACTGCGCGCGCATGGCCTCCCGCCGGCGTTGGCGCAGGTCTTCACTTCGTTCGATGTGGCCACGGCCGCGGGCGATCTCGCTGCAGTGACGGATGATTTCGCCGCGCTGACCGGCCGCGCGCCGGCGACCTTCGATGCGTGGCTGCCTGCGCACCTCGACCTGCTGACCAAGTCGCACTGACGTCCGAAACAGGAACCCCGGCCGAAGCCGGGGTTCCTGGTGCTGCGCGCGGAACGCCTCAGGCCTGCTTGGCCTTCTCCTTCGCGATCCACTGGTCCACGCGACGCTCCAGCAGCGTCAGCGGCAGCGCGCCGCCGCCCAGCACGGTGTCGTGGAAGCCCTTGATGTCGAACTTGTCGCCCAGTTCGGCCTCGGCCTTCCTGCGCAGGTCCTGGATCTTGATCATGCCGACCTTGTAGGCCGTCGCCTGGCCCGGCATGATCAGGTAGCGCTTGACTTCCGACTCGATTGCGGCGCGCGGCACGGCGCTGTTGGCGTCGAAGTACTCGACGGCCTGCGCTTCGGTCCAGCCCTTGGCATGCAGGCCGGTGTCCACCACCAGGCGGATCGCGCGCCACATCTCCGAGCTCAGACGGCCGAATTCGGAGTACGGATCCTGGTAGGTGCCCGGCATTTCCTTCGCCAGCCACTCCGCATACAGGCCCCAGCCTTCGGCATACGCGGTGACGCCGTACTGGGTGCGGAACTTCGGCACGCCCGTCAGCTCCTGCGCGATGGAGATCTGCATGTGGTGGCCCGGCAGGCCCTCGTGGTAGGCGATGACCTCCAGCTCAGGCTTGGGCATGGCGTTCATGTCGGACAGGTGGGCGTAGTAGATGCCCGGGCGCGAACCGTCCGGCGTGCCGGGGTAGTAGTGCTGCGCGGCGCCGTCCTGTTCGCGGAACGCCTCCACGCGCTTCACCACCAGGTCCGCCTTCGGCAACAGGCCGAAGTACTCCGGCAGCACCTTCTTGATGTTGTCGATGGCGCGGGTGGCGTCATCGATGTAGGCCTGCCGGCCGGCATCGGTGTTGGGGTACTTGAACTGCTTGTCGCTGTCGATGAAGGCGAAGAAGGCGTCCAGGTCGCCCTTGAAGCCCACCTTGTCCTTCAGCGCCGTCATCTCGCCCTTGATGCGCTCGACTTCCTTCAGGCCCAGCGCGTGGATCTCCTCGGCCGTCATGCCGGTGGTGGTCATCTGCCGCAGCTGGTACTCGTAGTACGCCTTGCCGTTGGGATGGGTGCTGCCCACGCCCGTGGCGTTCACCGCAGCCTTGGGCAGTTCCTCCTCGCTCCACGCGATCAGGCGCTCATAGGCCGGCTTGAACTGCTCCAGCAGCGCCTTGCGCGCTTCTTCCTTCAGCGCGGTGGCGCGGGCGGCGTCGATCTTGCCCGCCTTCACCAGGCCGTCCGCCTTGGCCTGGGCGTCGGCCCAGATCGCCGCGTCCTTGCCGGCCGAGAACGGTGCGCCGGTGATGACCTTCGTCGCCTGTTCGATGACGCCCTCGTAGGCGAACTTCGGCGGGCGGATCCCCTGCGCGGCCGAGGCACGCGCACGTTCCAGCAACTGGTCGAACGCGCGGCTGGTGGCGTTCAGGCGGGCGATGTAGGCGGTGTAGTCGGATTCCTCCTCCACCTTGTGGAAGCTGATCAGGAACGTGGGCCAGAAGCCCTGCGCGCCGTTCATCTGGTCGAAGGCGTAGCCGTCCACCATGAACGGCAGGCCGTCTCGCGCGTTCTCGTACTGCAGCTTCCACAGGTCGTAGGACAGCTTGGCCTCGTCGTCGAGCTTGGCGTAGGCGAAGGTCTTCTCCATTTCCTCGACGCTGGCCTTCTGCCAGGCGACCTGGTCGCGCTGGCCCTGCTCGGACATGTCGTCCACCTGGTCGTACAGGTCCTTGCGGCCCTGGAACGTCAGCTGGATGGGGCTGAACTTCAGTTGTTCCTCGTACTTCTTGTCGAACCACTCGTTCAACCGCTTGCTCTCGGCGGCGATGTCGGCGGCGGACGCCACCGGAGCGGCGGCATCGGCGGCCGCGCCAGCGGCCGGGGCATTGCCCTTGTCGCAGGCGGCAAGCGCCAGGGTGAGGGCACACACGATCAGGGTTTTGCGCATCGGGGTCTCCAGGAGGGAAACGGGGGACGGACCCCCGCATCAGGCCACTCTAGCGGACCGCCGGCCCCCAGGTCCCATGACCAAAGAGGGGGGTCCCGCATGCCCGGGGCCCGGAACGAAGAACGCCGCCCTGCGGCGGCGCTCTTCTTCGGCAGCGGCGCTGGACTCAGCGCAGGCCGGTTTCGTTGCGGGCGATCACCAGGCGCTGGATCTCGCTGGTGCCTTCATAGATCTCGGTGATCTTGGCATCGCGGAAGTAGCGCTCGATCGGCATTTCCTTCGAGTAGCCCATGCCGCCATGGATCTGCAGTGCCTGGTGGGTGATCCACATGGCGGCTTCGGAGGCGGTGAGCTTGGCGATGGCCGCTTCGTTGCTGAAGCGCTGGCCCTGGCCCTTCACCCAGGCCGCGCGCAGCGTCAGCAGCGTGGCGGCGTCCAGCTTGCACTTCATGTCGGCGATCTTGGACTGGGTCATCTGGAACGTGCCGATCGGCGCACCGAAGGCCTTGCGCTCCTTCACGTATGCGATGGTGGCTTCGTAGGCGGCGCGCGCGATGCCGATGGCCTGGCTGGCGATGCCGATGCGGCCGGCGTCCAGCACGCCCATGGCGATCTTGAAGCCCTCGCCTTCCTTGCCCAGCACGTCTTCCGGGCCCACCACGTAGTCGGTGAACTCGATCTCGCAGGTCGCCGACGCCCGGATACCCAGCTTCGGCTCGGTCTTGCCGCGGTGGAAGCCCGGCCTGGTGGTGTCGATCAGGAAGGCCGTGATGCCGCGCGCGCCCTTGTCGGGCTGGCTCATGGCGAACAGCACGATGTACCTGGCCACCGGGCCGGAAGTGATCCAGCTCTTCTTGCCGTTGATCACGAAGCTGCCGTCGGCCTGCGCGACGGCGCGGCAGCGCATCGCGGTGGCGTCGGAGCCCGACTGCGGCTCGGTCAGCGCGAACGCGCCGATCTGGCTGCCTTCGGCGATGGCACGCACGTACTTCTGCTTCTGTTCTTCGCTGCCGAAGGTCAGAATGCCGTTGCAGAACAGCGAGTTGTTGACCGACATGATGGTCGAGTGCGCGGCATCGCCCGCAGCGATCTCGATCATGGCCAGCACATAGGCGATCGGATCCATGCCCGCACCGCCGTATTCGGCCGGCACTTCGATGCCCATCAGGCCGTTCTCGCCGAGCAGGCGGATGTTCTCGAGCGGGAACTCGCCGGTCCTGTCGTGATGTTCGGCGCTGGGACCGATCTTCTCCTGGGCGATCCGGCGCGCGACATCCTGGATCATCAACTGCTCTTCGTTAAACGCGAAATCCACGACTACCCCTCGGCTACAAACATTGAATACCAATTGTAACCCGCCACCATGCGTGGCCGTATGCCGTGGGTTGACCCGGCCCCGGGGGGAACGTCAAAATATCTCTATATCGCGATAGGAAGATATTTATGGATCTGGAAGCCTGGTCGACCCGGCTGAAGGTGTTCGCCGACGCCACCCGCGTCCGCCTGCTGGCCCTGCTGGCCCGCGAGGAGTTGACCGTGGCCGAGCTGTCCGCCATCACCCAGCTGGCGCAGCCGCGCGTATCCACCCACCTGGCCAGACTGAAGGAAGCCGGCCTGGTGCGCGACCGCCGCGCGGGGGTCTCGGCCTACTACCGCTTCGACGAGGACAACCTGGATACGGTCCAGCGCGAGCTCTGGCGCAGCCTGCGCGACGGCAGCGACGACCCGCTGCTGCGCCAGGATGCCGAACGCGTGGCCGGCGTGCTGGCCAACCGCGCCGCGGACCAGAACTGGGCCGACAGCGTGGCCGGCGACATGGAGCGCCACTACTCCCCGGGGCGCACCTGGGAGGCGCTGGCGCGCACCGCGCTGCCCTTGCTGGAGACCGGCGACGTGCTGGACATCGCCTCCGGCGACGGCGTGCTGGCCGAACTGCTGTCGCCGCACGCCAAGCGCTACATCTGCATCGACACCAGCGCCCGCGTGGTCGCGGCCGCCGGCGAGCGGCTGCGCCGTTTCCCCAATGTTGAAGTTCGCGAAGGGGACATGCATGCGTTGCCATTCAAGGACGCCAGCTTCGACCTGGTGGTGCTGATGCATGCGCTGACCTATTCCACCAAGCCCGCCCAGGCCGTGGCCGAAGCCGCGCGCGTGCTGCGCCGGGGCGGCCGCCTGCTGCTCAGCAGCCTGGCCAGGCACGAGCACCGCGCGGTCGTGGAAGCCTACGGCCACGTCAACCTGGGTTTTTCGGAGAAGGAACTGCGCAAGTTCGCCGAGAAGGCCGGGCTGGAGATCGCCAATGCCGAGACCGTCACCCGCGAGCGCCGTCCCCCCCACTTCGAAGTGCTTTCCTTGACCGCGGTGAAGCCATGAAGACCCTCCCCTGGTTGCACCCCGACCGCGCCGGACTGCTGCTGCAGGCACTCCAGGAGCGCATCCTCATCATCGACGGCGCCATGGGCACGATGATCCAGCGCCACGGCCTGCAGGAAGCCGACTACCGCGGCGAACGCTTCGCCAACGGCTGCGATGCGCACCATGCGCATGAGCATGGCCCCGGCTGCGACCACGACCTGAAAGGGAACAACGACCTGCTGCTGCTGACCCGGCCGGAGGTGATCGCCGGCGTGCACAGCGCCTACCTCGAAGCCGGCGCGGATCTGGTGGAAACCAACACCTTTAACGCCACCTCGGTCAGCCAGGCCGACTACCACCTGGAACACCTGGTGTACGAACTGAACAAGGCCGGCGCACAGGTCGCGCGTGCATGCTGCGACGCCGCCGAGGCCGGGACCCCCGGCAAGCCGCGCTTCGTCATCGGCGTGCTGGGCCCGACCAGCCGCACCGCGTCGATCAGCCCGGACGTCAACGACCCGGGGTTCCGCAACACCAGTTTCGACGAACTGCGCGGCACCTACCGCGAGGCCATCGAAGGCCTGATCGACGGCGGCGCCGACACCCTGATGGTCGAGACGATCTTCGACACACTGAACGCGAAGGCGGCTCTATACGCCATCGAGGAAGTGTTCGAGGCGCGCGGCGGGCGGCTGCCGGTGATGATTTCCGGCACCATCACCGATGCGTCCGGACGCACCCTGTCCGGCCAGACCGCCGAGGCGTTCTACACGTCCGTGGCGCACGGCCGCCCGCTGTCGGTGGGGCTGAACTGCGCACTGGGGGCCAAGGACCTGCGCGAGCACGTGGAGACGCTGGCCACGGTCGCCGATGCCTATGTCAGCGCGCATCCCAACGCCGGCCTGCCCAACGCCTTCGGCGAGTACGACGAGACGCCGGAAGAAATGGCGGCCACGCTGAAGGAGTTCGCCCAGTCCGGCCTGCTCAACCTGGTCGGCGGCTGCTGCGGCACCACGCCCGCCCACATCAGGGCCATCGCCGAAGCCGTGGCCGGTCTGCCGCCGCGCCGCCTGCCCGCCCGCCTGGAGCAGGCCGCATGACCGCGGCCGCACGCCCTACGCGGCTTTCGGGCCTGGAGCCGCTGGTCATCACGCCGGACCTGCTTTTCGTCAACGTGGGTGAGCGCACCAACGTCACCGGCAGCGCGCAGTTCCGCAAGCTGGTGAAGGAAGAGCGGTACGAGGAAGCCGTCGAAGTCGCCCGCCAGCAGGTGGCCAACGGCGCGCAGATCCTCGACGTGAACATGGACGAGGGCCTGATCGATTCGGAAAAGGCCATGGTCCGCTTCCTCAACCTGATCGCCTCCGAGCCCGACATCGCGCGCATCCCGGTGATGGTGGACTCCTCCAAGTGGAGCGTGATCGAGGCCGGCCTGAAGTGCCTGCAGGGCAAGGGCGTGGTCAATTCGATCTCGCTGAAGGAAGGCGAAGAAGCCTTCATCGAACACGCCCGCAAGGTGCTGCGCTACGGCGCGGCCGCCGTGGTCATGGCCTTCGACGAGACCGGCCAGGCGGACACCTGCGCGCGCAAGGTCGAGATCTGCACGCGCGCCTACCGCATCCTGACCGAAGAGGTGGGCTTCCCGCCGGAAGACATCATCTTCGACCCCAACATCTTCGCCGTCGCCACCGGCATCGAGGAGCACGACAACTACGCGGTCGACTTCATCGAGGCCACGCGCATCATCAAGCGGACGCTGCCGCACTGCCATGTCTCGGGCGGCGTCTCGAACGTGTCGTTCTCGTTCCGCGGCAACGAACCGGTCCGCGCGGCCATCCATTCGGTATTCCTGTACCACGCCATCCAGGCCGGCATGGACATGGGCATCGTCAACGCCGGCGGCCTGCCGGTCTACGACGACCTGGACGCGGAGCTGCGCGAGCGGGTCGAGGACGTGATCCTCAACCGCCGCAAGGACGCGACCGAACGGTTGCTGGAGATCGCCGACCGCTACAAGGGCAGGAAGGGCGAGGCGCCGGTCGAGAACCTGGCCTGGCGCGAGAAGCCCGTGCGCGAGCGCCTGGCGCACGCGCTGGTGCACGGCATCGACGCCTACGTGGACGAGGACACCGAGCAGGCGCGCCTGCTGGCCGCGCGTCCGCTGGACGTCATCGAAGGTCCGCTGATGGACGGCATGAACGTGGTCGGCGACCTGTTCGGCGCCGGCAAGATGTTCCTGCCGCAGGTGGTGAAATCCGCGCGCGTGATGAAGAAGGCCGTCGCCTACCTGCTGCCCTTCATCGAAGCCGAGAAGCAGCGTACCGGCGATGTCGGCAAGTCCAACGGCAAGATCGTCATGGCCACGGTCAAGGGCGACGTGCACGACATCGGCAAGAACATCGTCGGCGTGGTGCTGGCCTGCAACAACTTCGACGTGGTCGACCTGGGCGTGATGGTGCCCACGCAGAAGATCCTGGATACCGCGCGCGCGGAAAACGCCGACCTGATCGGCCTGTCCGGCCTGATCACGCCGTCGCTGGAAGAGATGACCCACGTGGCCCGCGAGATGCAGCGCCAGGGCTTCGACACGCCGCTGCTGATCGGCGGCGCGACCACCTCGCGCGCGCACACCGCGCTGAAGATCGACCCGCACTACCAGGCGCCCACGGTGTGGGTGAAGGACGCCTCCCGCGCCGTG belongs to Pseudoxanthomonas sp. F37 and includes:
- the metH gene encoding methionine synthase, translating into MTAAARPTRLSGLEPLVITPDLLFVNVGERTNVTGSAQFRKLVKEERYEEAVEVARQQVANGAQILDVNMDEGLIDSEKAMVRFLNLIASEPDIARIPVMVDSSKWSVIEAGLKCLQGKGVVNSISLKEGEEAFIEHARKVLRYGAAAVVMAFDETGQADTCARKVEICTRAYRILTEEVGFPPEDIIFDPNIFAVATGIEEHDNYAVDFIEATRIIKRTLPHCHVSGGVSNVSFSFRGNEPVRAAIHSVFLYHAIQAGMDMGIVNAGGLPVYDDLDAELRERVEDVILNRRKDATERLLEIADRYKGRKGEAPVENLAWREKPVRERLAHALVHGIDAYVDEDTEQARLLAARPLDVIEGPLMDGMNVVGDLFGAGKMFLPQVVKSARVMKKAVAYLLPFIEAEKQRTGDVGKSNGKIVMATVKGDVHDIGKNIVGVVLACNNFDVVDLGVMVPTQKILDTARAENADLIGLSGLITPSLEEMTHVAREMQRQGFDTPLLIGGATTSRAHTALKIDPHYQAPTVWVKDASRAVGVAQSLISRDMRAAFVAANDADYAEIRQRHRNRGDAKRLVSLEKARGQKFDGGWADYTPPAPRQPGLHVFDDYPLAELVECIDWTPFFQAWELAGKFPAILTDEVVGTQASELYRDARAMLDRIVSDKWLTAKAVFGLWPANSVGDDVELTVDGRAERLHFLRQQVDKPADRPDFCLADFIAPRDSGREDWIGAFAVTAGIGIDAHVARFEADHDDYNAILLKALADRLAEALAERLHQRVRTQFWGYAADETLDNEALIAEKYVGIRPAPGYPACPEHSEKGTLFRLLDATANAGMSLTESFAMLPTAAVSGYYFSHPQSQYFVVGRVSKEQAADYARRKGVETAQVERWLASNLDYDPE
- a CDS encoding metalloregulator ArsR/SmtB family transcription factor; the protein is MDLEAWSTRLKVFADATRVRLLALLAREELTVAELSAITQLAQPRVSTHLARLKEAGLVRDRRAGVSAYYRFDEDNLDTVQRELWRSLRDGSDDPLLRQDAERVAGVLANRAADQNWADSVAGDMERHYSPGRTWEALARTALPLLETGDVLDIASGDGVLAELLSPHAKRYICIDTSARVVAAAGERLRRFPNVEVREGDMHALPFKDASFDLVVLMHALTYSTKPAQAVAEAARVLRRGGRLLLSSLARHEHRAVVEAYGHVNLGFSEKELRKFAEKAGLEIANAETVTRERRPPHFEVLSLTAVKP
- a CDS encoding homocysteine S-methyltransferase family protein, which gives rise to MKTLPWLHPDRAGLLLQALQERILIIDGAMGTMIQRHGLQEADYRGERFANGCDAHHAHEHGPGCDHDLKGNNDLLLLTRPEVIAGVHSAYLEAGADLVETNTFNATSVSQADYHLEHLVYELNKAGAQVARACCDAAEAGTPGKPRFVIGVLGPTSRTASISPDVNDPGFRNTSFDELRGTYREAIEGLIDGGADTLMVETIFDTLNAKAALYAIEEVFEARGGRLPVMISGTITDASGRTLSGQTAEAFYTSVAHGRPLSVGLNCALGAKDLREHVETLATVADAYVSAHPNAGLPNAFGEYDETPEEMAATLKEFAQSGLLNLVGGCCGTTPAHIRAIAEAVAGLPPRRLPARLEQAA
- a CDS encoding SDR family oxidoreductase; the protein is MSVPTLLVTGASGHLGRAVVRHLLDTLQVPPARIIATSRKPEALADLAARGVTVRAADFDEPGTLAEAFRGADRVLLVSTDALLEPGKRLAQHRAAVQAAADAGVQHVVYTSLPTPDTSHVSFAPDHLGTEQALAASGLGWTFLRNAWYAENLAYALPSALASGEWVTAAGEGGVAYIARDDLAHAAAVALAADGSGNRILTLTGTQALTAPEVAAKVATVTGKPLAVVGVTAEQLADGLRAHGLPPALAQVFTSFDVATAAGDLAAVTDDFAALTGRAPATFDAWLPAHLDLLTKSH
- a CDS encoding acyl-CoA dehydrogenase family protein, giving the protein MDFAFNEEQLMIQDVARRIAQEKIGPSAEHHDRTGEFPLENIRLLGENGLMGIEVPAEYGGAGMDPIAYVLAMIEIAAGDAAHSTIMSVNNSLFCNGILTFGSEEQKQKYVRAIAEGSQIGAFALTEPQSGSDATAMRCRAVAQADGSFVINGKKSWITSGPVARYIVLFAMSQPDKGARGITAFLIDTTRPGFHRGKTEPKLGIRASATCEIEFTDYVVGPEDVLGKEGEGFKIAMGVLDAGRIGIASQAIGIARAAYEATIAYVKERKAFGAPIGTFQMTQSKIADMKCKLDAATLLTLRAAWVKGQGQRFSNEAAIAKLTASEAAMWITHQALQIHGGMGYSKEMPIERYFRDAKITEIYEGTSEIQRLVIARNETGLR
- a CDS encoding DUF885 domain-containing protein yields the protein MRKTLIVCALTLALAACDKGNAPAAGAAADAAAPVASAADIAAESKRLNEWFDKKYEEQLKFSPIQLTFQGRKDLYDQVDDMSEQGQRDQVAWQKASVEEMEKTFAYAKLDDEAKLSYDLWKLQYENARDGLPFMVDGYAFDQMNGAQGFWPTFLISFHKVEEESDYTAYIARLNATSRAFDQLLERARASAAQGIRPPKFAYEGVIEQATKVITGAPFSAGKDAAIWADAQAKADGLVKAGKIDAARATALKEEARKALLEQFKPAYERLIAWSEEELPKAAVNATGVGSTHPNGKAYYEYQLRQMTTTGMTAEEIHALGLKEVERIKGEMTALKDKVGFKGDLDAFFAFIDSDKQFKYPNTDAGRQAYIDDATRAIDNIKKVLPEYFGLLPKADLVVKRVEAFREQDGAAQHYYPGTPDGSRPGIYYAHLSDMNAMPKPELEVIAYHEGLPGHHMQISIAQELTGVPKFRTQYGVTAYAEGWGLYAEWLAKEMPGTYQDPYSEFGRLSSEMWRAIRLVVDTGLHAKGWTEAQAVEYFDANSAVPRAAIESEVKRYLIMPGQATAYKVGMIKIQDLRRKAEAELGDKFDIKGFHDTVLGGGALPLTLLERRVDQWIAKEKAKQA
- a CDS encoding helix-turn-helix domain-containing protein, encoding MTLHRQSLILVENCPIRDVLDRLGDRWTVLVLHELATGTLRFSEIRKRVADISPRMLAQTLRHLEQDGLVSRAVFPTVPPRVDYALTPLGASFFERVEMLAQWAADHHDEVRAARKAYVAPAANAPK